A window of Rhododendron vialii isolate Sample 1 chromosome 13a, ASM3025357v1 contains these coding sequences:
- the LOC131313652 gene encoding pentatricopeptide repeat-containing protein At5g48730, chloroplastic-like, with the protein MASFSVPINPLPPPVNRRPDGKPEISLTAKERDEEKRREKVNRKIASQKATSMKLRSEATKAVIGDKSGPSNSKEPLPLLENLRAHIAALRWESALNVFDQLREQLWYRPDSDIYIKLIVVLGKCKQPEKAHSLFQAMISEGCGVNRESYTALLSAYSRNGLFDKAFSLLEEMKNSLDCKPDVHTYSILIKSCVQVSAFDKVDSLLSVMASQGIKPNTVTYSTLIDAYGKTRKFAKMEATLGEMLREGQCEHDVWTMNSTLRAFGSSGQIETMEKYYDKFQCAGIQPTIETFNVLLDSYGKAGSYEKLCAVMEYMQKYYFSWTLVTYNIVLEAFGRAGNLKQMELLFRSMRSDRIKPNCVTLCSLVRAYGKARKAEKILGVLHFIENADVMLDIVFFNCLVHAYGKMGCFVEMKGVLEMMERKGCKADGITYRTMIKAYKKGGMNSHAKELKGSFASVQKSSPGLERQNLQHSVSRFDSNPAS; encoded by the exons ATGGCGTCCTTCTCCGTTCCCATTAATCCACTACCACCTCCGGTTAACCGTCGACCCGATGGTAAGCCGGAAATTTCACTAACAGCgaaggagagagatgaggaaaagaggagagagaaagtgaacaGGAAGATAGCGTCACAGAAGGCTACATCCATGAAATTGAGAAGTGAGGCCACCAAGGCCGTCATTGGGGACAAGAGTGGGCCCAGTAATTCCAAAGAGCCCTTGCCGCTCCTCGAAAACCTTCGAGCGCATATCGCCGCCTTGCGTTGGGAGTCAGCCCTAAAT GTTTTTGATCAATTGCGTGAGCAACTTTGGTACAGACCCGACTCTGATATATACATCAAGTTGATTGTTGTGCTTGGAAAATGCAAGCAGCCGGAGAAAGCCCATTCCCTCTTCCAAGCTATGATTAGTGAAGGCTGTGGGGTGAATCGTGAATCCTACACTGCTCTGTTATCTGCCTATAGTAGGAATGGTCTTTTTGACAAAGCATTTTCCCTCCTTGAGGAGATGAAGAACAGCCTTGATTGCAAGCCTGATGTTCACACATACTCAATCCTAATCAAGTCATGCGTGCAGGTTTCTGCATTTGACAAAGTGGATAGTTTGCTTTCTGTCATGGCATCTCAGGGAATCAAGCCCAACACAGTTACATATAGTACCCTCATTGACGCCTATGGCAAAACAAGAAA GTTTGCCAAGATGGAAGCAACACTGGGGGAAATGCTTCGTGAGGGGCAATGTGAGCATGATGTTTGGACCATGAACTCCACACTGAGAGCGTTTGGCAGCAGCGGCCAGATAGAAACAATGGAGAAATATTACGATAAGTTCCAGTGTGCGGGAATCCAACCCACCATCGAAACTTTCAACGTACTCCTAGACTCCTATGGGAAAGCAGGGAGTTATGAGAAATTGTGTGCCGTGATGGAATACAtgcaaaaatactatttttcatGGACACTAGTAACATACAACATAGTACTTGAAGCATTTGGAAGGGCAGGAAATTTGAAACAAATGGAGTTGTTGTTCAGGTCGATGCGGTCAGACAGAATAAAACCCAACTGCGTTACACTTTGTTCACTTGTAAGGGCTTACGGGAAAGCTAGGAAAGCCGAAAAAATTCTTGGTGTTTTGCATTTTATTGAGAATGCAGATGTGATGCTTGATATCGTATTTTTCAACTGCCTTGTGCATGCTTATGGGAAGATGGGATGCTTTGTGGAGATGAAAGGAGTGCTAGAGATGATGGAGAGAAAAGGTTGTAAGGCTGATGGGATCACATATAGAACCATGATCAAGGCATACAAAAAAGGTGGAATGAATAGCCATGCAAAGGAACTCAAAGGTTCTTTTGCATCAGTTCAGAAGTCCTCACCAGGGCTTGAGAGGCAAAATCTTCAACACTCAGTTTCCAGGTTTGACAGCAACCCTGCATCATAG